The Stigmatopora argus isolate UIUO_Sarg chromosome 1, RoL_Sarg_1.0, whole genome shotgun sequence genome segment CAGCTTCCTCTCGAACCAAGAGGCGGAGCTGGAGTCGCATTTGAGCGACACATGTGACAGACTTTCTGACTTTAAGACCTCCTCGCCGAGTGAGCCCCACCCGGATGATGATAGCTCTAAACGTAAAGATGAGTCGGGCAACAGCTTGCAGAAAATGAAGGCGGCATATGCAAACTTTCTTTCAGATTCCTACTGGACAGGAGTGGGAATGGAATTAAAATTAGGCAAAAGCACCAGCAAAGCCAACTGTGACAGTACTAATGGAAGTGCCAAGAATGAGTTCGACTGGCACCAGGATGCCCTGTCAAAGACGCTGCAACCGACAGCCTCCCAGAAGCCAATGTCCAAACCTAACCTCTTCAGTTCTGTCCACCTGTACCGACAAAGCAGCAAACCTTGCGGCTCAGTATTCACGGGTGCCAGCCGCTTCCGCTGCAAGGACTGCAGTGCCGCATATGACACGATTGTGGAGTTGACGGTCCACATGAGCAAGAGTGGCCACTACCAGGACAACAACCTCAGCAAACACGGTAATTCGGCAGCCTCCTCCTCGAAATCGAGGAAACGCAGTTTGCATGATCTGGAAGGGAAAGAGGACGCGCAAAAAGTTCTGAAGTGCATGTTCTGTGGTCACTCTTTCGACTCACTCCAAGATTTGAGCGTCCATATGATCAAAACGAAGCATTACCAAAAAGTGCCTTTAAAGGAGCCTATACCAGTCATCACACCCAAACTACTGCCACCAGCAAAGAAGCGCGCCTTTGAAACCGCCAGGCCATGCTCCCCCGACTCCACTACTGGGGTTTCCGGGTACAGCGACAGTCAACGCGCTGGTGCCGTTTCCAATGCTAATAATAATCGCTATGGCTATCAGAATGGGGCTAGTTACACATGGCAGTTTGAGACCTGCAAGTCGCAGATTTTAAAGTGCATGGAGTGCGGAAGCTCCCATGACACCCTGCAGCAACTCACCACACATATGATGGTGACCGGGCATTTCATCAAGGTTACCAATTCTGCTTCTAAGAAAGGTAAACAGCTCGCACTCGACCCGCTGGCCGTGGAGAAGATCCAGGGGTTAGCTGAGCCCAATGCCAGTGAGCAAGAGGGAGAAAAGTTGTCTCCTAAGAATGTCTCGCCTGTCAGCAGTGAAAGGGACAGCCAAGGCGAGCTCGCATCAGAAAAAATGGAAGACACGGAGGCAAAAGATGACAAGCAAGAGAGTGAAGATCAAAAGACAGGAAACGGGGAATTGAAGTACCCTTATCTCCGGGAGGAAGATCTAGAGCAGGACTCTGGTGGAGGGGGGGACATTCTTAAATCTTTAGCCAACACAGTGGCCTCTGCCATCAATAAAGCTCAAACAGGGACGCCGAGTTGGAGTGCCTACCCAAGCATTCACGCGGCCTATCAGATCTCTGGCCTTATCAAAAGCACCCCTGTCACAGCTGTGTCACCCCCTGCTCAGCTGAAGCATACATTCAACCAAAAGCTTAGGTCGCTGGCCCCAAAGGGGAAGCACCACCGTGCCACGGGCCTCGAAAGTCCCGAGGGTTCTCACAAAAACTTGGACA includes the following:
- the tshz2 gene encoding teashirt homolog 2 — its product is MPRRKQQAPRRAAVYMPDDEDVELHDSIIEEDGENDTQTEEESSEKASPKVLEDRELDIKSTNSYSNQNSPASFLSNQEAELESHLSDTCDRLSDFKTSSPSEPHPDDDSSKRKDESGNSLQKMKAAYANFLSDSYWTGVGMELKLGKSTSKANCDSTNGSAKNEFDWHQDALSKTLQPTASQKPMSKPNLFSSVHLYRQSSKPCGSVFTGASRFRCKDCSAAYDTIVELTVHMSKSGHYQDNNLSKHGNSAASSSKSRKRSLHDLEGKEDAQKVLKCMFCGHSFDSLQDLSVHMIKTKHYQKVPLKEPIPVITPKLLPPAKKRAFETARPCSPDSTTGVSGYSDSQRAGAVSNANNNRYGYQNGASYTWQFETCKSQILKCMECGSSHDTLQQLTTHMMVTGHFIKVTNSASKKGKQLALDPLAVEKIQGLAEPNASEQEGEKLSPKNVSPVSSERDSQGELASEKMEDTEAKDDKQESEDQKTGNGELKYPYLREEDLEQDSGGGGDILKSLANTVASAINKAQTGTPSWSAYPSIHAAYQISGLIKSTPVTAVSPPAQLKHTFNQKLRSLAPKGKHHRATGLESPEGSHKNLDIKQEMVVISDGKDSQSVKLDLMETDDSDCQDDSSFSSKPDADCGNDVSEPIKGKLSPDFSDRGKTPSPSASATEPLKDTLDLLTVNPLSALQSVLNNHLGKANKNDHLRADKLSSHIRSIFANANNCGDKPSLALANPPRNKMKETFRYAPADQPIDLTKSKHAKPKSSLLQPSAPMPQKYALSDIADMVKVLPKATTPKPPVAPRLPAVKLESDVRRFEDVSAEVYSVHKRKGRQSNWNPRHLLILQAQFASSLFLTSEGKYLLSDLGPQERMHISKFTGLSMTTISHWLANVKYQLRKTGGTKFLKNMDTGHPVFYCNDCASQFRSPISFISHLESHLGFQIKDMCKMPVEHQIKVDEAELPKVLGVRASETLVPEEDVDSKFKCKLCCRTFASNHAVKLHLSKTHSKSPDNHSQYVEMDKE